CTGGTGGTCCTCGACCCCGCCCTCACGTCGGCGGGGCCGCTGGTGGGCCTCGTGGTGGGGCTGGCCGCAGGGCTGTACCCGGCCCTGGCGGCCGCCCGCATCCTGCCCGCCGAGACGCTTCGGGCGGGCGTGTAGGAGGGGCGGTGCCGCGTCGGCGGTGCTCGTGCTTCAGCCGCGCTGGAAGAACTCCACCTCCGCCAGGGCGAGATGGTGCTGCGGTGCCGAACCGGCGGGCTCCTGGAGGGTCAGCCGGACCGTCGCGACATCGCTGATGCCGGTGGGGAAGGTCTGCGGACCCGGCTTGTCGCTGAGGTGGAGCTCCTTGTGGACCGTGGTGCCGTCCCGGTCCGTCACCTCCATGTCGATCCGCAGCGCCCGGCCCTGCCTCGCGTACTCCTCGGGGGCGGGCGAGGCGCCGTTCGTGACGATCACGGCGACCAGGCGGAACGGCTTGCCGAAGGTGTACGTCGCCGAGGCGCCGGGGCCGGGCGCGGCCCAGTAGCGGTTGCTGAGGCCGTCCGTGCTCTGGCCCACGGGGTGCCCGGGGAGTTCGGCGCCGGCCTGGGCCCGGGTCGGGGTGACGGCCTTGGCCTTGCCGAGCTTGTCCAGGGTGTCCTGCACCAGGTGGCGTCCGGCGGGCAACAGCAGGAACCCGGCCGCGCCGAGCGCCAGTACGACTGCCAGCACCACCAGGAAGCGGACCAGGCGGCCGGAGCCGGCGCGGGTGCGGCGGCGCAGTGGCCAGACGGTGCGCCACCACGGCAGGGGTGCCGCGACGGTGGTGGGCGTCAGCGGTGTCGCACAGCGGCGGCAGAAGCGCCGGTCGGGCGGGTTCGGCGTGCCGCAGGCAGGGCAGGGCGCGCCGGTGACGTTGTCGGCGGCGGGGAGGGGACGGACGACGGGGCGCGGCGCGGCGGCCCTGGCGGGCAGCACCGGAGCCGGGGACGCCGCCGCCGGGTGCACGGGCGGCACCGGTCCGCCCCCGCCCGGGGCCTCCGCCGCCGGCCCGGGGGCCACCGGTCCGGTCCCGCCTGCCCGTTCCGGGCTGAGGGACTGATCCGCCGTGGGGGTGTCCGCCGCCGGCCCGGGGGCGGCCGCGGGTGCGGGTGCGGCCCGGTCCGCCGTGCGGGCTTCCGGGGCGGGCGGGCTCGGCCGCCTGAGCACCCGGGACAGCCACCGGTTCGCGGCGGCGGCCGCGGGCGCGCCGGGCTCCGCCCCGGTGCTCGTGGGGGAGTCGGAGGAGCCGTCCGGCTCCGGGACCTCGCCGCCCTGTGCGTCAGCCTCCCGGGCTGCGGGCCGTTGGGGAGTACCACCGTGCGGACCGCCCTGGGCGGCGGCCGCACCGGGCATACCCTGCCGGGGCGCGTCGCCCGAAGGCGTTGCCTCCTGGGCGGTGCCCCGTCGGGCCGTGGCGCCCGGGGCCGTGGCGCCCGGGGCGGCGGCCGCACGGGCGGCCGCGCCAGGCGCGCCCTGCCGGGGCTCGCCGCCCGAAGGCGTTGCCTCCCGGGTGGTGCCCCGTCGGGCCGTCCCGCCCGCCGTGGGGTCTTCCGGGGGCGCCCCGCCCGGAGCCGTGGCCTCATGGGCGGTGGCTTCTCGGGACGTGCCCTCCGAGGCCGTGTCCTGCCGAGGCGTGCCGGTCTGGGGCGCGGCGGCCCAAGAGGTGGCCCTCTCATGGGTGCCCTGGGGGGCGGCCGCCTCGGCGGTGTCTGCCCGGCGCGTTCCGCCCGGGGCGGCGGGTTCGCCGGGTGTTCCGCCCGGAGGCGTCGCTTCCGGGGCCGTTCCCCGTGGAGCGGTTCCGCCTGGCGTGGCGCCCTCCGGGGCCGGCCGTCCCGGCGTGGGGTCTTCCGGGGGCGCACCGCCGGGAGCCGTGCCCCCATGAGCGGTGTCCTCCTGGGCCGTACCGCCCGCGGCCGTGGCTCCATGGGCGGTGGCATCCCGGGACATGCCTTCCCGGGGCGCGCCCTGCCGAGGGGCGCCGGTCCGGTCCGTGCCGGTCAGGGGCGCGTCGGTCCGAGGGGTGGCCCCCAGGTCCCCCCGCGGCGTGGGCTCCTGGCGGGGCACGCCCGGCCGAGGGGCGTCGCCTTCCGGGAGGTCCGGGAGGTCCGGGGCGGTCCGGGGTGCGCGGCGGGCGGGGGAGGACCAGTTGAGGTACGCGCCGCAGTGGGGGCAGAAGTCGTCTGTCGGGGCGGTGGACGCCCCGCAGGAGGGACACGTGCGCATCGCCGTCAGCTCCCTTCGGCCGTGGGCGGCCCGGGCAGGATCTCCACCCGGCACGCCGTGTGGACGGGGCACAGGCTGTGGACGAGGGCGCGGACCCGGTCCGCGTCCACCTCGTACGCGGCGCCCGGGCCGCGCGGCCACACCCGTACGAGGACTTCGCCGGCCGGTGGCGGGGGCGGCTCGGAGCCGGCCGTGCGGGACCAGACGGCCGTGCCGTCGCCGCTGACGTCGGCGGACACGCCGAGGACCAGGCGCAGGGCCTCGACCAGGCCGCGCCGGGTGCCGCGCCACCGGTGGAGTTCCACCGCGCGGGCCACCGCCTCCCGCCGCAGGGCGGTCGGCCAGTCGGGGTCGTCCGCGGCGCCGACCCAGCCGGCCAGCCAGGCCAGGAAGTCGGCCGGGGCGAGCCGGGGGTCGAAGTAGGAGGGCAGGTTGTCGAGGGTCGTGAACACCGGGGCCAGGACGGTGTCCAGGCCGGCCGTGAACCGCTGGGCGAAGTCGTCGTCGGCGTACAGGGCGGGCAGTTGCCCGCCGATGGGGTGCCGGCTGGGCAGGCCGGGTACGGCGGCCCGGCTCATGCGCCCGCCTCCGGCTCCGTCACGACGACCTGGTGCTGGTAGGAGAAGACGAGCGTGCCCGTGCCGATGTCGACGCGGTCGACGGGGGCGCCGCGCCGTCCCGTGATCGGGTCCGCGGCGAACATCCGGATGTCCTCCACGAGGACGTCCCCGATGGCGCGTTGCAGCACGCCGAACACCTCGCCGTACTGCACGGGCCGCCCGAACGGCCAGCCGGTGCCGTCGGGTCCGCCGTGCAGCGGGTTGAGGTGCCGGTACAGCGCGGCGAGTGCCGCGTCGCGGACCCGGTCGGCGTCCGCGGCGGGTGCCGCCAGCCGGGCGACGACGGTGATGCCCTGGTAGACGGGCGGTTCCACGACGAGGTTGGTGCCGATCAGGCGGCGTTCGCCGAGGGTGTCGGTGATCGCGGTGAGGACCTGGTCGGAGGGGATCAGCTGCTCGAAGCGGAGCCGGTCGCCCTCGTCGGCGACGGCGTCCGGCACGACCAGGACCCGTACCGATCCGGCGCCGCGTCCGCCGTCCGTGGCGGGTAGGCAGCGGACGCGGCGTACGGAGGGTGCCGCCCGCCGGGCGAGGATCTCGTAGTCCTCGGCGGTCACGGCGCGTTCCTGCATGCGCAGGGCTTCCGGGGCGCGCAGCTTGGCGTTGTCGACGGTCTCCCCGGCGACGCCGCCGCGGGCCGCCTCAC
This DNA window, taken from Streptomyces sp. TN58, encodes the following:
- a CDS encoding NADase-type glycan-binding domain-containing protein, encoding MPGAAAAQGGPHGGTPQRPAAREADAQGGEVPEPDGSSDSPTSTGAEPGAPAAAAANRWLSRVLRRPSPPAPEARTADRAAPAPAAAPGPAADTPTADQSLSPERAGGTGPVAPGPAAEAPGGGGPVPPVHPAAASPAPVLPARAAAPRPVVRPLPAADNVTGAPCPACGTPNPPDRRFCRRCATPLTPTTVAAPLPWWRTVWPLRRRTRAGSGRLVRFLVVLAVVLALGAAGFLLLPAGRHLVQDTLDKLGKAKAVTPTRAQAGAELPGHPVGQSTDGLSNRYWAAPGPGASATYTFGKPFRLVAVIVTNGASPAPEEYARQGRALRIDMEVTDRDGTTVHKELHLSDKPGPQTFPTGISDVATVRLTLQEPAGSAPQHHLALAEVEFFQRG
- a CDS encoding phage tail protein, which codes for MSRAAVPGLPSRHPIGGQLPALYADDDFAQRFTAGLDTVLAPVFTTLDNLPSYFDPRLAPADFLAWLAGWVGAADDPDWPTALRREAVARAVELHRWRGTRRGLVEALRLVLGVSADVSGDGTAVWSRTAGSEPPPPPAGEVLVRVWPRGPGAAYEVDADRVRALVHSLCPVHTACRVEILPGPPTAEGS